A DNA window from Castanea sativa cultivar Marrone di Chiusa Pesio chromosome 7, ASM4071231v1 contains the following coding sequences:
- the LOC142644583 gene encoding putative F-box protein At5g50220, whose translation MENESHPHIADENCSLGHDVILEILARLPAESLIQCERVCKSWFRMIHDPNFELKFKQVFIIRKFLRLQYLVLNVNNGNLTGKVLENSWCTFFRIEDAYNGLILHKSTNYNDLHVYNNSNDQMTTIPLVPLTSSRNYYSLVHDVSIQKYKVVCFCLRNNIVKCYIYVLDSNDYEVNDAPTWRELSFSFLVNFPTHPTVDFDRVVCNRALNWISKTETDLMAYVSTIDISSEKLGKRIELPSKPSLCNMTIFFNCKLLAFNEFLCYANPSSKDRFDFWILKGWDKLKPIWIKQYTLRLSSMICKPTSLKSFVHNNFLPLAIYHSLHSYSVEIMIQFCHKLFVYNVKSKELRSIEVIEEESENARSLRHFSKFTFINKSFCRISWILELIITY comes from the coding sequence ATGGAAAATGAATCACATCCTCACATAGCAGATGAAAATTGCTCTTTGGGTCATGATGTCATCTTGGAAATATTAGCAAGATTGCCAGCAGAAAGCCTTATCCAATGTGAAAGGGTTTGCAAAAGTTGGTTTAGAATGATTCATGATCCAAACTTCGAATTGAAATTTAAGCAAGTATTCATCATTAGAAAATTTCTTCGGCTTCAGTACTTAGTTTTGAATGTCAACAATGGCAATTTGACAGGTAAAGTATTAGAAAATTCCTGGTGCACATTTTTTCGAATTGAAGATGCCTATAATGGGCTGATACTTCACAAATCTACAAATTATAATGATCTCCACGTCTATAATAATAGCAATGACCAGATGACCACCATCCCTCTTGTGCCACTAACGAGTTCAAGAAACTACTATTCATTGGTACATGATGTTTCCATCCAAAAGTACAAGGTCGTTTGCTTTTGTTTGCGTAATAATATTGTGAAGTGCTATATATATGTTCTGGATAGTAATGATTATGAAGTAAATGACGCTCCTACCTGGAGGGAGTTGAGCTTTTCTTTCCTAGTAAACTTTCCAACTCATCCCACAGTAGACTTTGATAGAGTTGTGTGTAATAGGGCTCTGAATTGGATTTCAAAAACTGAAACAGATCTGATGGCATACGTATCAACAATAGACATATCAAGTGAGAAGCTTGGGAAAAGAATTGAGTTGCCATCTAAACCCAGCTTGTGCAACATGACAATATTCTTCAATTGCAAGCTATTAGCTTTCAATGAATTTCTTTGTTATGCTAATCCAAGTTCCAAggatagatttgatttttggatCTTGAAGGGTTGGGATAAACTTAAACCTATTTGGATCAAGCAATATACATTACGCCTTTCATCGATGATCTGCAAGCCAACAAGTTTGAAGAGTTTCGTTCATAATAATTTCTTACCTCTGGCAATATACCATAGTTTGCACTCTTATTCAGTAGAAATCATGATACAGTTTTGCCACAAGTTGTTTGTATACAACGTGAAGAGCAAAGAGTTGAGGAGTATTGAGGTTATCGAAGAAGAATCAGAAAATGCACGCTCCCTTCGTCATTTTTCAAAGTTCACTTTtatcaataaatctttttgcAGAATTAGTTGGATCTTGGAACtaattattacttattaa
- the LOC142644584 gene encoding putative carboxylesterase 9, with protein sequence MLTNLGKIIDPYGHFGIVRNLDGTVTRYLNFPKVEASPVASHGEPVVSKDLTLNPKNKTRVRIYMPTSKLCSSNDDDTRIPIIIYFAGSGWILLIWDTNIVHSQCSALTQEVHAIVVNVDYRLAPENRLPVQYEDAMDAVLWVREQALDPNGEQWIREYGDISRCYLHGCSNGGNMAFVTALEATRMELEPLRIAGSIMNQPLFSGMERTNSEIQSCDDPVLPLCAQDMFWELALPEGEDRDIWYCNPMVEGPHTSAISKLCRCLVIGFTEDPTMDRLQEFVAMLVNHRVPIEAQFNYTGFHGIDMVDPTRANAIVEMAKEFINKP encoded by the coding sequence ATGTTGACAAATTTGGGTAAAATTATAGACCCATATGGCCACTTTGGAATTGTTCGCAACCTTGATGGCACTGTCACTCGATATTTGAACTTCCCAAAGGTCGAGGCAAGCCCTGTGGCCTCTCATGGTGAGCCTGTGGTTTCCAAAGATCTCACTCtcaatccaaaaaacaaaacccgAGTTCGAATCTACATGCCAACGTCCAAACTGTGTTCTTCAAATGATGATGATACAAGGATTCCCATCATAATTTACTTTGCGGGTTCTGGATGGATCTTACTCATCTGGGACACTAACATTGTCCATTCGCAATGCTCGGCGCTCACACAAGAAGTTCATGCCATTGTTGTCAATGTTGACTATCGCCTTGCCCCAGAGAATAGGCTGCCGGTTCAATATGAGGACGCAATGGATGCGGTTCTCTGGGTTAGAGAACAAGCTTTGGATCCAAATGGTGAGCAATGGATTAGAGAATACGGAGATATTTCGAGGTGTTATCTGCATGGATGTAGCAATGGTGGCAACATGGCATTTGTCACTGCATTAGAAGCAACGAGAATGGAGTTGGAGCCGTTGAGGATTGCCGGGAGTATAATGAACCAACCCTTGTTTAGTGGGATGGAAAGGACTAACTCAGAGATACAAAGCTGTGATGACCCTGTGTTGCCCTTGTGTGCACAAGATATGTTCTGGGAGCTAGCGCTGCCAGAAGGTGAAGATAGGGACATTTGGTattgtaatccaatggtggaggGTCCTCACACAAGCGCCATTAGCAAGCTTTGTAGGTGCCTTGTGATTGGGTTCACTGAGGACCCCACCATGGATCGGCTACAGGAGTTTGTAGCCATGTTGGTGAATCATCGGGTCCCGATCGAAGCGCAGTTTAACTATACCGGGTTCCATGGCATCGACATGgtagatccaacaagggcaaaTGCTATTGTGGAAATGGCTAAAGAATTCATAAACAAACCCTGA